Proteins encoded within one genomic window of Marinobacter halotolerans:
- the sdhD gene encoding succinate dehydrogenase, hydrophobic membrane anchor protein, producing the protein MVNSVTNLGRSGVFDWMVQRVTAYVLALYTLFLFGFILTTNVDYETWSGLFSQTWFRIFTLLALISIGAHAWVGLWTVSTDYIKAAAPRFLFQAACGLIMFVYFVWGIQILWGL; encoded by the coding sequence ATGGTAAACAGCGTAACGAACCTCGGCCGCAGCGGTGTTTTTGACTGGATGGTCCAGCGTGTCACCGCCTACGTACTTGCTCTGTACACGTTATTTCTATTTGGATTCATCCTCACGACGAACGTGGACTACGAAACCTGGTCAGGGCTTTTCAGCCAGACCTGGTTCCGCATTTTCACTCTACTGGCACTGATATCTATTGGAGCCCATGCCTGGGTTGGCCTTTGGACAGTTTCAACGGACTACATCAAGGCAGCGGCGCCGCGGTTTCTGTTCCAGGCTGCGTGTGGACTGATTATGTTCGTGTATTTCGTTTGGGGCATTCAGATTCTGTGGGGGCTTTAA